A genomic segment from Bradyrhizobium sp. ISRA430 encodes:
- a CDS encoding HlyD family secretion protein, protein MEKWIKTILVSLIAVFGVLLLLHAWQLPPFRTQVVVTEDAYIRGQVTIISPRVSGYVTQVPVLDYQRVKKGDLLVQIDDRILSQRLLQAEADLAQQRAGLAVSEQNKRSAEAKIRASEALVASAKVALDTAQANFDRTSSLEGRGVATQASLDAANSTLSAARAAVAQAQAAVDVAHQDLATIIVNRSSIEAAIDSAQATHRLAEIDVENTRIIAPRNGKLGEVGVQIGQYVTAGTQLMSIVPDTKWVVANFKETQLYNMEVGQPVTFKVDAIPNVVYHGRIQDYSGATAAEFSILKPDNATGNFTKVAQRLSIRISIDPDQQHLERLLPGLSVVVRTDKASEPFLSSEQ, encoded by the coding sequence ATGGAAAAATGGATAAAAACGATACTTGTATCGCTAATCGCTGTCTTTGGCGTGCTATTACTACTTCACGCATGGCAATTACCGCCCTTTCGGACGCAAGTCGTCGTGACGGAAGATGCCTATATCCGCGGTCAGGTTACTATAATCAGTCCGCGGGTCTCGGGTTATGTGACCCAAGTACCGGTTCTTGATTATCAACGGGTCAAGAAAGGTGATCTGCTGGTCCAGATCGATGATCGTATACTGAGCCAAAGGCTGCTACAAGCCGAAGCCGATCTTGCACAGCAGAGGGCCGGCCTGGCCGTATCGGAACAGAACAAGCGATCGGCGGAAGCCAAGATTCGTGCAAGCGAGGCCCTGGTCGCGAGTGCGAAGGTCGCGCTTGACACGGCACAAGCCAACTTTGACCGCACTAGCAGTCTTGAGGGACGAGGCGTGGCCACGCAGGCATCGCTCGATGCGGCTAATTCGACGCTTTCCGCTGCGCGAGCCGCCGTCGCCCAGGCGCAGGCAGCGGTTGATGTAGCTCACCAGGACTTGGCCACGATCATCGTAAACCGCTCGTCGATTGAGGCGGCGATCGATAGTGCGCAGGCAACCCATCGACTGGCCGAGATCGACGTCGAGAACACGCGCATCATCGCGCCGCGGAATGGTAAACTAGGCGAAGTTGGAGTGCAAATCGGTCAATACGTGACTGCAGGCACGCAACTGATGTCGATCGTTCCCGATACGAAATGGGTAGTTGCGAATTTCAAGGAAACCCAACTTTACAATATGGAGGTTGGGCAGCCGGTAACTTTCAAAGTCGATGCTATTCCAAATGTCGTCTATCATGGACGCATTCAAGACTACTCGGGCGCGACCGCGGCCGAATTCAGCATCCTAAAGCCTGACAATGCGACGGGAAACTTTACGAAAGTCGCGCAACGCCTGTCGATTCGGATTTCGATCGACCCCGATCAACAGCATCTCGAACGATTGCTTCCAGGTCTGTCCGTCGTCGTAAGGACGGACAAGGCCTCGGAACCATTCCTCTCAAGTGAACAGTAG
- a CDS encoding alginate export family protein, producing the protein MFSGTTAALAQQTTVKETVAPALKSLRYDEDYRYLSDPTKRSDPWDAIKYIPLGFPSWFLSLGGEVRERFESYSAGNFGVPGKTGDSYLLHRVLLHADLHAGDSVRGFVQLGSHLAPGKDLAAPPYFDVSDVQQAFFDIRLPVTGNANIDPDVRIGRQELAFGAQRLVSIRDAPNVRRAFDGFRIGGSIADVRLDAFVTRPVLLHAGAFDDYSSPSQAFWGLYTTVPKGVIPNSGLDLYYLGFENRNALFSAGAGVEQRHAIGARVFGGAAPWDWDWEALGQFGSFGQQEIRAWGFSTDTGYTSAVGSWKARSGFKATVGSGDSNPQDGKLGTYGGFFPKLAYFNQAGLIGASNVADLQPSLTLRPTDQLKITMACDFIWRQTIKDAVYTSVGIPIAGTAGVPGQYSSTQYSIDLFWQADRHVSINAGYVYVDVSRSLLKVGGHNSSFSYISAAYSF; encoded by the coding sequence ATGTTCAGCGGAACGACCGCCGCGCTTGCGCAACAGACGACCGTGAAGGAGACGGTGGCACCTGCACTCAAGTCATTGCGTTACGATGAAGACTATCGTTACTTGAGTGACCCGACGAAACGCAGTGATCCATGGGATGCGATCAAGTACATTCCGCTTGGCTTCCCGAGCTGGTTTTTGAGCCTGGGCGGTGAAGTGCGAGAGCGCTTCGAGAGCTATTCTGCAGGAAATTTCGGTGTTCCAGGGAAAACCGGCGATAGCTACCTGTTGCATCGCGTACTTTTGCATGCAGACCTGCACGCTGGTGACAGCGTTCGCGGATTTGTGCAGCTTGGAAGTCATCTTGCTCCGGGAAAAGATCTTGCTGCGCCGCCCTATTTCGATGTTTCTGACGTGCAGCAGGCGTTTTTCGATATTCGGCTTCCTGTGACTGGAAATGCGAATATTGATCCAGATGTGCGGATTGGTCGTCAGGAACTGGCGTTTGGCGCACAGCGCCTGGTCTCGATAAGGGACGCCCCCAACGTCCGCCGAGCTTTCGATGGTTTCCGCATCGGCGGCTCGATCGCTGATGTTCGGCTGGACGCGTTTGTCACACGGCCGGTCTTGCTGCACGCCGGAGCTTTCGACGACTACTCCAGTCCCTCGCAAGCGTTCTGGGGCCTGTACACCACGGTGCCAAAAGGCGTGATCCCCAACTCTGGGCTAGACCTCTACTACCTCGGATTCGAGAATAGAAATGCACTGTTTAGCGCGGGAGCGGGCGTAGAGCAGCGACACGCCATCGGCGCACGCGTTTTCGGCGGCGCCGCCCCATGGGACTGGGATTGGGAAGCGCTTGGGCAATTCGGAAGCTTTGGCCAACAGGAAATCCGCGCTTGGGGCTTTTCGACAGATACGGGCTATACGTCAGCTGTCGGCAGTTGGAAGGCTCGGAGTGGCTTCAAGGCGACGGTCGGCAGTGGGGACAGCAATCCGCAAGATGGCAAGCTTGGCACTTACGGCGGATTTTTTCCAAAGCTCGCTTATTTTAATCAAGCCGGTTTGATCGGCGCCTCCAATGTTGCCGACTTGCAGCCGTCGCTCACTCTCAGGCCGACCGATCAACTGAAGATAACGATGGCCTGCGACTTCATCTGGAGACAAACAATCAAAGATGCCGTCTACACGTCCGTGGGAATTCCGATTGCCGGGACGGCAGGAGTTCCGGGACAATACAGCAGCACGCAGTATTCCATCGACCTCTTCTGGCAAGCAGACCGTCACGTCTCGATCAATGCCGGATACGTCTACGTGGACGTAAGCAGGTCCCTCCTAAAGGTTGGCGGCCATAACTCGAGCTTCAGCTACATCTCAGCTGCGTATTCGTTTTAG
- a CDS encoding ferredoxin reductase, with protein sequence MTAASAHLKVRVSNIWIEALDVASFELRPASGDELPSFTAGAHINVHLPGSMTRSYSLLNDQCDKHRYVVAVRRDEQSRGGSVYMHDCIAPGSELIISSPRNSFPLVEDAKHVVFIAGGIGITPIWAMVQRLKCLARSWELHYCAKTHGHAAFYEDIKRLSRVDNATVNFYFGESNSRKIGISSIVERADSGAHLYCCGPIKMMRDFREATSKWPAQQITRNTSVRSREKKLHTGLRSNLPDRVERS encoded by the coding sequence GTGACTGCAGCGTCGGCGCACCTCAAAGTAAGGGTCAGCAACATCTGGATCGAAGCACTAGACGTCGCTTCATTCGAGCTGCGCCCCGCGTCGGGAGACGAGCTACCCTCGTTTACCGCGGGGGCCCATATCAATGTTCATCTGCCTGGGTCGATGACCCGCAGCTACTCTCTTCTGAACGACCAGTGCGACAAGCACCGCTACGTCGTTGCCGTCCGAAGAGACGAACAAAGCCGCGGCGGATCGGTCTACATGCACGATTGCATCGCACCGGGTAGCGAACTGATCATCAGTTCTCCAAGGAACAGTTTTCCACTGGTCGAGGACGCGAAGCACGTCGTGTTTATCGCCGGCGGGATTGGCATAACACCGATTTGGGCGATGGTGCAGCGCCTGAAGTGTCTAGCTCGATCTTGGGAACTTCACTACTGCGCGAAGACACATGGACATGCCGCCTTCTACGAAGATATCAAGAGACTCTCGCGTGTGGACAATGCAACCGTCAACTTCTATTTCGGAGAGAGCAATTCCCGGAAGATAGGCATATCTTCAATCGTCGAGAGGGCGGACTCAGGCGCCCATCTGTACTGCTGCGGGCCCATCAAGATGATGAGGGACTTTCGCGAAGCGACATCGAAGTGGCCGGCGCAACAGATCACACGGAATACTTCGGTGCGGAGCCGCGAGAAGAAGCTTCACACGGGTTTGAGGTCCAACTTGCCAGATCGGGTAGAACGCTCCTAG
- the nifA gene encoding nif-specific transcriptional activator NifA, protein MQNEARQPGQGTREDDQDNGDRLMLDIPSSLERPASQPEPEGKLSGEPLRESALTGIFEISKILTAPCRLEVTLANVVGLLQSFVQMRHGIVSLFDDDGMPDITVGAGWSEGSDERYRMRLPRKAIDEIIATDRPLVAENVAAEPVFSAADREVLGASDDMPVSFIGVPIRIDPKVVGTLTVDRIRDDRSSLRLDYDARLLAMIANLVGQTVKLHRLFACDRERLMAEKDRLQKQVLELRQPARERKKLHVHGIIGDSPALRGLLEKIAVVARSNSTVLLRGESGTGKELVAKAIHESSSRARRPFVKLNCAALPETVLESELFGHEKGAFTGAFSSRKGRFELADKGTLFLDEIGEISAPFQAKLLRVLQEQEFERVGSNQTIKVDVRVIAATNKNLEEAVARSEFRADLYYRISVVPLLLPPLRERRSDIPLLAREFLRNFNNENDRTLTLEASAMDVLMNCGFPGNVRELENCIERTATLCAGSSIVRSDFACCHGQCLSAMLWKSSSDERPDQPAPMPPVPAKSIIPLAEATQPVGGELASLGPPGTVLVSGAKMADRERVIAAMEKSGWVQAKAARLLGLTPRQIGYALRKYGIEIKRF, encoded by the coding sequence ATGCAAAACGAAGCTCGCCAACCAGGACAAGGCACCAGGGAGGATGATCAAGACAACGGAGACCGCCTCATGCTGGATATCCCTTCCTCACTCGAAAGACCTGCCTCGCAACCTGAGCCGGAGGGTAAGCTCTCGGGGGAGCCGTTGCGTGAGAGCGCGCTGACCGGCATCTTCGAAATATCGAAAATACTCACCGCTCCTTGTCGGCTCGAAGTCACGTTGGCCAACGTTGTTGGTCTTCTGCAATCGTTTGTGCAGATGCGACACGGCATCGTCTCACTGTTCGACGACGACGGCATGCCGGACATTACAGTGGGCGCCGGCTGGAGCGAAGGCAGCGACGAACGTTACCGGATGCGACTGCCGCGGAAGGCAATCGACGAGATCATCGCGACGGACAGGCCTCTTGTCGCCGAGAACGTGGCCGCGGAGCCGGTATTCAGCGCTGCCGACCGGGAAGTGCTCGGCGCCTCTGATGATATGCCAGTGTCGTTCATCGGGGTTCCGATTCGCATTGATCCGAAGGTCGTGGGTACGCTGACGGTCGACCGTATCCGGGACGATAGGTCGAGTCTCCGGCTCGACTACGATGCGCGACTGCTCGCCATGATCGCCAACCTGGTGGGACAAACAGTGAAGTTACATCGCCTGTTCGCCTGCGATCGCGAACGACTGATGGCGGAGAAAGACCGGCTACAAAAGCAAGTACTAGAGCTGAGGCAACCCGCTCGGGAGCGCAAGAAGCTACACGTCCATGGGATCATTGGCGACAGTCCGGCGCTGCGCGGGCTGCTCGAGAAGATTGCGGTTGTAGCCAGATCGAACAGCACGGTTCTGCTGCGTGGCGAATCCGGTACCGGAAAGGAACTCGTAGCCAAGGCCATTCACGAATCATCGTCCCGCGCCAGGCGCCCGTTCGTTAAGCTGAATTGCGCGGCGCTTCCTGAGACCGTCCTGGAATCCGAATTGTTCGGTCATGAGAAAGGCGCCTTTACCGGTGCGTTCAGCTCGCGCAAGGGGCGCTTCGAACTTGCTGACAAAGGAACGCTGTTTCTTGACGAGATCGGCGAGATCTCAGCTCCGTTCCAAGCGAAGTTGCTGCGCGTTCTGCAAGAGCAGGAGTTTGAGCGCGTCGGCAGCAACCAGACTATTAAGGTCGATGTTCGAGTGATAGCTGCGACCAACAAGAACCTTGAAGAGGCCGTCGCAAGGAGCGAGTTCCGCGCGGACCTTTACTATCGCATCAGCGTAGTTCCCTTACTGTTGCCGCCGCTGCGCGAAAGACGCAGTGATATTCCGCTGCTTGCCAGGGAGTTCCTCAGAAATTTCAATAACGAGAACGACCGTACTCTGACGTTGGAGGCGAGTGCGATGGATGTACTGATGAACTGCGGCTTTCCGGGAAATGTCCGCGAACTCGAAAACTGCATCGAGCGGACAGCGACGCTGTGCGCCGGATCATCGATCGTGAGAAGTGACTTTGCATGCTGCCACGGCCAGTGCCTTTCCGCGATGCTGTGGAAAAGCTCGTCGGACGAGAGGCCAGACCAGCCCGCACCCATGCCACCGGTGCCCGCAAAGTCCATCATTCCGCTAGCTGAAGCGACCCAGCCTGTCGGCGGCGAACTGGCCTCACTGGGGCCTCCCGGCACCGTTCTCGTTAGTGGCGCGAAGATGGCCGATCGCGAACGTGTCATTGCGGCCATGGAAAAATCTGGCTGGGTGCAGGCAAAAGCAGCGCGCCTGCTCGGACTAACGCCGCGCCAGATTGGCTACGCGCTGAGGAAATATGGAATCGAGATAAAGCGGTTCTGA
- a CDS encoding SDR family NAD(P)-dependent oxidoreductase translates to MSYKQAPLGSGFGPRTTTRDVLEDNDLTGKVAIVTGGHSGLGLETTRALVAAGAHVLVGARRPAAARDALADLPTIEIDELDLSDLDSVRRFAKRFVNSRRHADIVINNAGVMACPETRVGPGWEAQFATNHLGHYALVNGLWPAITGGAGARVVAVSSAGHHISGIRWDDVQFANGYDKWQAYGQAKTANALFALHLDALGKSEGVRAFSLDPGKIFTPLQRHLTKEEMVARGWIDTNGNPADPTFKTPQQGAATQVWAATSPQLKDLGGLYCQNCDVAPPAEGDKATFEGVRSYASDPDQAARLWALSAELTGINAFGDNG, encoded by the coding sequence ATGTCTTACAAACAGGCCCCCCTCGGTTCAGGTTTTGGACCACGGACAACCACTAGGGACGTACTTGAGGATAATGACTTGACGGGAAAAGTTGCCATCGTGACCGGTGGTCACTCCGGCCTTGGCTTGGAGACAACGCGCGCGCTCGTGGCAGCCGGCGCTCACGTTCTTGTCGGCGCCCGGCGACCTGCGGCTGCCCGAGATGCGTTGGCCGACCTCCCAACCATCGAGATCGACGAACTGGATCTTTCAGATCTAGATAGCGTCCGGCGTTTTGCGAAGCGCTTTGTCAATTCGCGTCGACACGCCGACATTGTGATCAACAATGCCGGCGTAATGGCATGCCCCGAAACTCGCGTTGGCCCGGGTTGGGAAGCCCAGTTCGCGACTAATCATCTAGGTCACTACGCGCTGGTGAACGGACTATGGCCGGCGATTACCGGCGGCGCAGGTGCACGGGTTGTTGCGGTATCCTCTGCCGGTCATCACATTTCGGGTATTCGTTGGGATGACGTGCAGTTCGCTAACGGTTACGACAAGTGGCAAGCTTATGGACAGGCTAAAACCGCAAACGCGCTCTTCGCGCTGCATCTTGATGCGCTTGGTAAGAGCGAAGGTGTACGCGCGTTCTCATTGGATCCAGGTAAGATCTTCACGCCCCTGCAACGACATCTGACGAAGGAAGAGATGGTCGCTCGCGGATGGATCGACACGAACGGTAATCCTGCTGATCCGACGTTTAAGACGCCGCAACAAGGAGCGGCAACTCAGGTATGGGCCGCGACGTCTCCGCAACTGAAGGACCTGGGTGGCCTATACTGTCAGAATTGCGATGTCGCTCCTCCAGCCGAGGGAGATAAAGCCACTTTCGAAGGTGTGCGCAGCTACGCGAGCGATCCGGACCAAGCCGCCCGCCTCTGGGCGCTCTCGGCCGAACTCACCGGCATTAATGCGTTCGGCGACAACGGATAA
- a CDS encoding MFS transporter — MTQGFGMNMTSVNIPQIAGAFGASISEATWLNAAYMAPNVSLSILLVKIRNQFGLRMFTVVSIVSFSAAALLHVYVVDLRTAVILRFFAGIAAAPMSTLGMLYMMEAFPPALKPTWAISLSLTCSTIGSTFTRLISTSLLDYGQWKALSTMELGLALCSLAAVLALHLTPIARENVLEVWDFVSYPLLAIGFGLIAIVLVQGTNYWWFEVRWIGVCSAVAIASICAALLIELHRSRPLIDLQWLTHPIVLRFAVTLVLFRFVLSEQTAGAYGLFRSFGLLGEQSRSLYVAIIGATILGGLLCGAIMEAKRTALLPALALALISSGAYVDSHSTVLTRPENMYLSQALIALGGILFLPPALSAGTALAQSSGPMTMSSFVAVFLLSQNLGALAGSAAFGSFVVVRERVHSSRLIEPVLQSNPIVAQQLDRINNVYRGVLPDDRLRSAEAVANVARRQSQQATVLAYNDAFLLIALCAAGTLGILVLGIILGYRPSRVESTTVTNDARVSSNS; from the coding sequence ATGACGCAAGGGTTTGGTATGAACATGACTTCGGTCAACATACCGCAGATTGCTGGCGCGTTCGGCGCTTCGATATCAGAAGCGACATGGCTGAATGCAGCCTACATGGCTCCTAATGTCAGTCTGTCCATTCTGCTTGTCAAGATACGCAATCAGTTTGGGCTAAGGATGTTTACCGTCGTGAGCATCGTCAGTTTCTCGGCTGCAGCGTTGTTGCATGTTTATGTGGTTGACCTCAGGACGGCTGTCATACTGAGGTTCTTCGCGGGCATTGCGGCTGCACCGATGTCCACGCTAGGCATGCTCTACATGATGGAAGCATTTCCGCCTGCGCTGAAACCAACTTGGGCGATAAGTCTATCCCTCACTTGTTCAACGATCGGTAGTACCTTCACGAGACTGATCTCGACGTCGCTGCTGGATTACGGCCAGTGGAAAGCGCTCAGTACCATGGAGCTCGGGTTGGCGCTATGTTCGCTCGCCGCCGTATTAGCGCTCCATCTCACGCCTATCGCTCGTGAGAACGTGCTCGAGGTCTGGGATTTCGTTAGCTATCCCTTACTCGCCATCGGCTTTGGTTTGATTGCTATCGTTCTGGTCCAAGGCACGAACTACTGGTGGTTTGAGGTCCGCTGGATTGGAGTATGCTCCGCAGTTGCCATTGCTTCGATATGCGCAGCGCTGCTCATTGAGCTTCACCGATCAAGGCCACTGATCGATCTCCAATGGCTCACTCACCCAATCGTCTTGCGATTCGCGGTAACTTTAGTTCTCTTTCGCTTCGTCCTGTCGGAACAAACGGCGGGAGCGTACGGCCTATTCCGATCGTTCGGCCTACTGGGCGAACAGAGTAGGTCTCTTTACGTTGCAATAATAGGAGCCACGATACTTGGCGGACTCCTGTGTGGTGCGATTATGGAGGCCAAGCGTACGGCGTTGCTCCCCGCGCTCGCACTCGCCTTAATTAGTTCGGGGGCCTACGTAGATTCTCATTCAACAGTCCTGACGCGTCCGGAAAACATGTATCTGAGCCAAGCTCTGATCGCGCTCGGTGGGATCCTTTTCCTTCCTCCGGCCTTGTCGGCAGGGACGGCGCTTGCTCAGAGCAGCGGTCCGATGACGATGTCCAGTTTCGTGGCCGTTTTTCTGCTGTCGCAGAACCTGGGAGCGCTCGCGGGAAGCGCCGCATTCGGCAGTTTCGTAGTGGTTCGAGAGAGAGTTCATTCGAGTCGGCTAATTGAGCCGGTTCTGCAATCAAATCCCATCGTCGCTCAGCAACTCGATCGGATTAATAATGTCTATCGCGGGGTGCTACCGGATGATCGCCTTAGGAGTGCGGAAGCTGTGGCCAATGTGGCGCGGCGCCAATCGCAACAAGCGACAGTGCTCGCTTACAACGACGCATTTCTACTCATAGCGCTTTGTGCTGCGGGGACCTTAGGAATCCTCGTGCTGGGGATCATTTTGGGATATCGGCCGTCACGGGTGGAATCAACAACGGTGACCAACGACGCGCGGGTGTCGAGTAATTCGTAA
- a CDS encoding AraC family transcriptional regulator, producing the protein MFDSLSAILSLLRPRTYVSAGLDAGGNWSLSFPSHEGIKFNAVVRGSCWVSVDGHNEIIHLEHGDCFLLTRGRSFYLTADPSLDPVDSRPIYKAAENGIATCNGGGEFFLVGGRFAFSDDYANVLFGALPPIVKVREASNQASVLRWSLDLLASEVRSRQPGGILVAEHLAHIMLVQVLRLYLASPTSVGVGWFFALSHPKIGAAMNAMHSDPARNWTLEQLCHLTGMSRSTFAQKFRQLVGTSPIEYLTRWRMLVASNRLRSSNENVAVIAYSLGYESESAFSTAFKRMMACSPREYQRRTLATTSGA; encoded by the coding sequence ATGTTTGACTCTCTTTCCGCCATCCTCTCCCTGCTGAGACCACGCACCTACGTTTCCGCCGGCCTTGATGCGGGCGGTAACTGGTCGCTGAGCTTCCCATCGCACGAAGGCATCAAGTTCAATGCTGTCGTGCGCGGATCATGCTGGGTCTCCGTGGACGGCCACAACGAAATCATTCACCTCGAACATGGTGATTGCTTTCTGCTAACACGAGGACGGTCGTTTTATCTCACAGCCGATCCATCCCTCGATCCGGTTGACTCGCGCCCGATCTACAAAGCCGCTGAAAACGGCATTGCGACGTGTAATGGAGGTGGCGAATTCTTCCTCGTCGGGGGGCGCTTCGCTTTCTCAGATGATTACGCCAACGTGTTATTCGGTGCACTGCCCCCGATCGTTAAGGTGAGGGAAGCCTCTAATCAGGCATCGGTGCTGCGCTGGTCGCTCGATTTGTTGGCGTCGGAAGTGCGCAGTCGACAGCCGGGCGGCATACTCGTAGCGGAGCATCTTGCGCACATCATGCTGGTGCAGGTATTGCGACTCTACTTGGCGTCGCCGACGAGCGTCGGTGTCGGATGGTTTTTTGCCCTGTCACATCCGAAGATAGGTGCGGCTATGAATGCCATGCATTCTGATCCAGCACGTAATTGGACCCTGGAACAACTCTGTCATCTGACGGGCATGTCGCGGTCGACCTTCGCGCAGAAATTTCGGCAACTCGTCGGCACGTCGCCGATCGAATACCTTACCCGCTGGCGAATGCTTGTCGCCAGCAATCGGCTTCGTAGCTCGAATGAAAATGTCGCGGTGATCGCGTATTCGCTTGGATATGAATCTGAGAGCGCTTTCAGCACCGCCTTCAAAAGAATGATGGCTTGTTCACCCCGAGAGTATCAGCGCCGAACGCTTGCGACAACAAGTGGCGCCTAG
- a CDS encoding LuxR C-terminal-related transcriptional regulator — MSSSRSADGSSVLLYVDRSGNDHELFDILSGAGLLVARCDEPSGLQVGVRNAQAGCIVADLAGEAGSAVDLLARLRSGGCTVPIIIVMERADIPTAVRALRHGAADVFKKPVAPEDLVRAVVGVLGVRRPYVNKMQFRGRPRLTHREGEVLSHLTSGKNTKEIARILGLSARTVETYRSNLIRNLAVRNTTELVRLVISREVLQPLFQR, encoded by the coding sequence ATGTCGAGTTCACGCAGTGCCGATGGTTCGAGCGTGCTGCTGTACGTCGACCGAAGCGGCAACGACCACGAATTGTTCGACATTCTTTCAGGCGCTGGCCTGCTGGTCGCGCGCTGTGACGAACCATCCGGTCTCCAGGTCGGAGTACGAAACGCTCAAGCAGGCTGTATCGTAGCCGACCTGGCGGGCGAAGCAGGATCTGCCGTCGACCTGCTTGCACGCCTCAGAAGTGGCGGATGCACGGTGCCCATCATCATCGTCATGGAGCGCGCGGATATCCCAACGGCGGTGAGGGCGCTGCGGCATGGAGCGGCGGACGTTTTCAAGAAACCCGTTGCACCTGAAGATCTGGTGCGGGCAGTCGTTGGGGTTTTAGGCGTACGCCGGCCCTACGTGAATAAGATGCAATTTCGGGGACGGCCACGCCTTACACATCGAGAGGGCGAAGTGCTGTCGCATCTAACAAGTGGAAAAAACACGAAAGAGATCGCCCGGATCCTTGGGTTAAGTGCGCGCACGGTGGAGACCTACCGGAGTAATCTGATCAGAAATCTTGCGGTGCGGAACACAACGGAGCTCGTGCGCCTTGTGATATCACGGGAAGTCCTGCAGCCGCTCTTTCAAAGATGA
- a CDS encoding carboxymuconolactone decarboxylase family protein gives MSDRSSTTLFERGLEVRRAVIGAYEVDRSLARSDAFMMAFQRMATEWCWGAVWARDGLDRRTRSMLNLAILTALGRPTELKSHVRGAVRNGVSKEEIMEILLHATVYCGIPAGAEAFRSAHEAIEELKEASDTTK, from the coding sequence ATGAGCGATCGATCGAGTACGACACTATTCGAACGCGGACTTGAGGTCCGACGTGCAGTGATTGGTGCATACGAAGTCGACCGATCTCTCGCTAGATCGGACGCGTTCATGATGGCGTTTCAGCGGATGGCCACGGAGTGGTGTTGGGGGGCCGTGTGGGCGCGCGACGGTCTGGATCGACGGACGCGTTCGATGCTGAACTTGGCGATTCTGACGGCCTTGGGCCGCCCCACGGAACTGAAGTCGCATGTCCGCGGCGCTGTGAGAAACGGTGTGAGCAAGGAAGAGATAATGGAGATCCTTCTCCATGCGACCGTCTACTGCGGTATTCCCGCCGGCGCCGAGGCGTTCAGATCGGCGCACGAAGCCATAGAAGAATTGAAGGAGGCATCTGATACAACCAAATAG
- a CDS encoding fumarylacetoacetate hydrolase family protein, producing MRFVSYRKDEREGLAVRKGGDLLDLGSKSLLELLAEGPGALAAVANSAGKALDPAGLRFLPPISRPPKIICVGLNYVDHAAESPYKNVPDYPPFFPRFASSLVGHDEAILRPSESEQLDFEGELVAVIGRGGRRISRANALDHVAGYSIFNDASIRDYQFKSPQWTVGKNFDGTGAFGPEFVTADELPRGAAGLRLETRLNGQVVQSADTHDLVFSVADLVFFASEVFTLEAGDVIVTGTPAGVGFARKPPLFMKDGDVCEIEIEGIGILRNPIKDEPQASIAA from the coding sequence GTGCGGTTTGTCAGCTACCGAAAAGATGAAAGAGAAGGTTTGGCCGTCCGCAAGGGTGGCGACCTGTTGGATCTCGGCTCAAAAAGCCTACTCGAGCTCTTGGCTGAGGGGCCGGGCGCGTTGGCTGCGGTGGCCAATTCGGCAGGAAAGGCGCTCGATCCAGCCGGCCTTCGCTTCCTTCCGCCGATTTCGCGCCCGCCCAAGATCATCTGCGTAGGTCTGAACTACGTCGATCATGCCGCGGAAAGTCCTTACAAGAACGTTCCGGATTATCCGCCATTTTTCCCCCGCTTCGCTTCGAGCCTCGTCGGACATGATGAAGCCATCCTTCGCCCTTCGGAGTCCGAACAGCTCGACTTCGAGGGCGAGCTCGTTGCTGTCATCGGAAGGGGAGGTCGACGGATATCCCGCGCGAACGCGCTCGACCACGTTGCCGGCTATTCGATCTTCAATGACGCATCTATCAGGGACTATCAGTTCAAATCGCCTCAATGGACGGTCGGCAAGAACTTCGACGGGACAGGTGCCTTCGGGCCTGAATTCGTGACGGCGGACGAATTGCCCAGGGGCGCCGCTGGCCTTCGCCTAGAAACGCGATTGAACGGTCAAGTCGTCCAGTCTGCCGATACGCATGATCTCGTCTTCAGCGTTGCCGACCTGGTCTTTTTCGCCAGCGAGGTATTCACCCTGGAGGCTGGTGACGTGATCGTAACCGGCACTCCTGCCGGAGTCGGCTTCGCGCGCAAGCCGCCTTTGTTCATGAAAGATGGTGATGTCTGCGAGATCGAGATCGAGGGTATCGGCATTCTGCGCAATCCAATTAAGGACGAGCCGCAAGCATCCATCGCGGCCTAA